A single window of Hypanus sabinus isolate sHypSab1 unplaced genomic scaffold, sHypSab1.hap1 scaffold_400, whole genome shotgun sequence DNA harbors:
- the LOC132388762 gene encoding gastrula zinc finger protein XlCGF57.1-like — protein sequence MSIILIRGETIHLLRQWEWIQSVISTECMSASLHWQGHSPVLCVRRDSVSLPTCGHSSQFTLGRGWSSVEFVGEGFTRSSVLMAHKRVLTRERPFTCSDCGKGFTQSSELKVHQRVHTGERPFTCSVCGKGFTTSSHLLIHQSVHTAVRDFTCSVCGKTFTRSSNLQRHQQVHTGEKLFTCSDCGKGFTRSFNLQSHQRVHTGEWLFTCSDCGKGFTQASHLQRHQSVHTGEKPFTCSFCGKTFTQSSNLQTHQRVHTGEKPFTCSDCGKGFTQLGSLQAHQLVHTGERPFTCSDCGKRFTTSSHLVTHQSVHTAVRDYICSVCGKRFTQSSNLQRHQQVHTGEKLFTCPDCGKGFTRSFNLQSHQRVHTGERLFTCSDCGKGFTQASHLRRHQSVHTGEKPFTCSVCGKTFTQSSNLQTHQRVHTGKRPFTCSDCGKGFTTSSHLVTHQSVHTAERDFTLSDSEKGFTQSSDLQAHQ from the coding sequence ATGTCCATCATTCTAATCAGGGGGgaaaccattcatctgctcagacagtgggaatggattcagtcaGTCATTTCAACTGAATGTATGTCAGCAAGTTTACActggcaaggccattcacctgtgctgtgtgtgagaagggattcagtcagtcttcccacctgtggacactccagtcagttcacactgggcagaggctggtcatctgttgaatttgtgggggaaggattcactcggtcatctgtccTAATGGCTCACAAGCGAGTTCTCACCAGGGAGCGGCCGTTTACCtgttcggactgtgggaagggattcactcagtcatctgaactgaaggtacatcagagagttcacactggggagaggccattcacctgctcagtctgtgggaagggattcaccacatcatctcacctactgattcaccagtcagttcacactgcagtgagagatttcacctgctcagtctgtgggaagacattcactcggtcatctaacctacagagacaccagcaagttcacactggagagaagctgttcacctgctcagactgtgggaagggattcactcgatcattcaacctacagagtcaccagcgagttcacactggggaatggctgttcacttgctcagactgtgggaagggattcactcaggcatctcacctacagagacaccagtcagttcacactggggagaagccattcacctgctcattcTGTGGAaagacattcactcagtcatccaacctacagacacaccagcgagttcacactggggagaagccgttcacttgctcagactgtggaaagggattcacacagttaggtagcctacaagcacaccagttagttcacactggggagcggccgttcacctgctcagactgtgggaagcgattcaccacatcatctcacctggtgactcaccagtcagttcacactgcagtgagggattacatctgttcagtctgtgggaagagattcactcagtcatctaacctacagagacaccagcaagttcacactggggagaagctgttcacctgcccagactgtgggaaaggattcactcgatcattcaacctacagagtcaccagcgagttcacacgggggagaggctgttcacctgctcagactgtgggaagggattcactcaggcatcacacctacggagacaccagtcagttcacactggggagaagccattcacctgctcagtctgtggaaagacattcactcagtcatccaacctacagacacaccagcgagttcacactgggaagaggccattcacctgctcagactgtgggaagggattcaccacatcatctcacctagtgacacaccagtcagttcacactgcagagagGGATTTCACCCTCTCAGatagtgagaagggattcactcagtcatctgatctgCAGGCACACCAGTGA